One region of Triticum aestivum cultivar Chinese Spring chromosome 6B, IWGSC CS RefSeq v2.1, whole genome shotgun sequence genomic DNA includes:
- the LOC123138855 gene encoding wall-associated receptor kinase 3-like, producing the protein MGDETSPAPTPMGMPPCVLRRQDKRWKSVIIGVASGTGLVLLALIAFLVFNKFKCRRAQMLEGKYFQRNRGQLLQQLASQRADVSEKMIMTLQELEKATNNFDHGHEIGSGGHGTVYKGILSDLHVVAIKKPKMVSQREIDEFINEAAILSQINHKNVVKLYGCCFDTEVPLLVYEFVSNGTLRDHLHVEGPISLSWDDRLRIATETARSLAYLHSATLIPIIHGDIKPANILLDDTLTTKIADFGASRYIPLDKSGLTTMVQGTLGYLDPVYLHTGRLTAKSDVYSFGAMLIELMTRKKPFDYMASEDNILVEHFATLFAEGNLSLTLDPQVMNEGGNLIEEIAGIPVACVKLRRRERPTMREVELRLQVTQSSRGFKANVNTVVDSPLHRDERIKEGLTSRQYSMEEEYMLSARYPR; encoded by the exons ATGGGTGATGAGACGAGCCCGGCCCCGACGCCGATGGGGATGCCCCCCTGCGTGCTGCGTCGTCAAGACAAGCG CTGGAAGAGCGTCATTATTGGAGTTGCTTCTGGGACGGGCCTTGTACTTTTGGCTCTCATTGCATTCCTTGTTTTCAACAAATTTAAGTGCCGGAGGGCCCAAATGTTGGAAGGGAAGTACTTCCAGCGAAACCGTGGGCAATTGCTGCAACAATTGGCATCTCAAAGAGCTGATGTTTCAGAGAAAATGATCATGACCTTGCAAGAGCTAGAGAAGGCAACAAACAATTTTGATCATGGTCATGAAATTGGTAGTGGTGGGCATGGCACCGTGTATAAAGGGATTTTGTCAGACCTCCATGTTGTAGCTATTAAAAAACCAAAGATGGTATCTCAAAGGGAGATTGATGAGTTTATTAACGAGGCTGCTATCCTATCACAAATTAACCACAAGAATGTGGTAAAACTATATGGTTGTTGCTTTGACACGGAAGTCCCACTATTAGTCTACGAGTTCGTATCCAATGGAACTCTTCGTGATCATCTTCATGTTGAAGGACCGATATCATTATCATGGGATGACAGACTACGAATAGCAACGGAAACGGCTAGATCTCTAGCCTATCTTCACTCAGCAACTTTAATACCAATCATCCATGGAGATATCAAGCCTGCTAACATACTTCTGGATGATACTCTAACAACAAAGATAGCAGACTTTGGAGCTTCAAGATACATTCCATTGGACAAATCAGGGTTAACAACAATGGTGCAAGGCACACTAGGATATCTAGACCCAGTGTATTTGCACACAGGGCGCCTCACAGCAAAAAGTGATGTTTATAGCTTTGGTGCTATGCTTATAGAACTGATGACCAGAAAGAAGCCATTTGATTATATGGCTAGCGAAGACAATATCCTTGTGGAACATTTTGCTACCTTATTTGCAGAAGGCAATTTGTCACTAACATTAGATCCACAAGTTATGAATGAGGGTGGTAACCTAATTGAAGAAATCGCTGGAATTCCAGTAGCATGTGTGAAATTAAGAAGGAGGGAACGACCAACCATGAGAGAAGTGGAATTGAGATTGCAAGTCACTCAATCATCTAGGGGATTTAAGGCGAATGTTAATACTGTAGTAGATTCTCCGTTACATAGAGATGAAAGAATCAAAGAGGGGTTGACTAGCAGACAATATAGTATGGAAGAAGAGTATATGTTATCTGCAAGATATCCGCGGTAG